Proteins encoded by one window of Anopheles maculipalpis chromosome 2RL, idAnoMacuDA_375_x, whole genome shotgun sequence:
- the LOC126555976 gene encoding frizzled-2, whose product MTLARSKHRRQTMHREALPHSSSVRCSVSVLSMLLILISQVDGSYHSGVSPMPHVPAVPKDPNSRCEEITIPMCRGIGYNLTSFPNEMNHETQEEAGLEVHQFWPLVEIKCSPDLKFFLCSMYTPICIEDYHKPLPVCRSVCERARAGCAPIMESYSFNWPERMACENLPVSGDSDNLCMEMPSEEEHGGGDRGTGGSSAGGSGGSGHSGKPTRKSHGGGSGGQSSSTGGNQQNNKCKGKNSKNCQNPPGERTKECMCRCREPLVTLGRESTTTTLLHHHGSLSSNQSVERVGDVQNCAIPCRGAFFTQEEKDFAGIWIALWSGLCGISTLMTLTTFLIDTERFKYPERPIVFLSACYFIVSCGYLTRIFLGHDEIACDGKSIKYPSTGQSSCTMIFIMIYFFGMASSIWWVILSFTWFLAAGLKWGNEAISKHSQYFHLAAWLIPTVQTVSVLLRPAVDGDPVAGICYVGNTSVENLKNFVLAPLFMYLVVGTTFLMAGFVSLFRIRSVIKQQGGIGAGSKADKLEKLMIRIGIFSVLYTVPATIVIGCHLYEASYFEDWMTGLTCPCKAAPGLRQKPLYSVLMLKYFMALAVGITSGVWIWSGKTVDSWRRLWRRLFGSPDPTGAGQVLIKPRPPLPQPYATSGIGVPGSAAASLLATPYTQTVGSVASTSHHHLHHHVLKQAPLSHV is encoded by the coding sequence ATGACACTAGCACGAAGTAAGCACAGAAGGCAAACAATGCACAGAGAAGCATTGCCACACAGCAGTAGCGTACGCTGTTCAGTGAGCGTACTATCGATGCTGTTAATACTTATCAGCCAAGTGGATGGTAGCTATCATTCCGGCGTTAGCCCGATGCCGCACGTGCCAGCCGTACCGAAAGATCCAAACTCACGATGCGAAGAAATAACCATCCCAATGTGCCGTGGCATCGGGTACAACTTAACCTCGTTCCCGAATGAGATGAACCACGAAACGCAGGAAGAAGCGGGCCTGGAGGTGCATCAGTTTTGGCCACTGGTCGAAATCAAATGTTCACCCGATCTCAAGTTCTTCCTCTGCTCCATGTACACTCCGATCTGTATCGAGGACTACCACAAACCGTTGCCGGTGTGTCGCAGCGTGTGCGAACGTGCCCGGGCCGGATGTGCACCGATTATGGAGTCGTACAGCTTCAATTGGCCGGAACGAATGGCCTGCGAAAATCTGCCCGTTTCGGGCGATAGTGATAATTTGTGCATGGAAATGCCGAGCGAGGAAGAGCACGGCGGAGGAGATCGTGGTACCGGTGGGTCGTCCGCTGGCGGTAGTGGAGGATCAGGTCATTCCGGTAAACCGACCCGCAAATCGCACGGCGGCGGTAGCGGTGGCCAAAGTAGCAGCACGGGTGGcaaccagcaaaacaacaaatgcaAGGGCAAGAATTCAAAAAACTGCCAAAATCCCCCAGGGGAAAGAACAAAAGAGTGCATGTGCCGGTGCCGGGAGCCACTGGTCACCCTGGGGAGGGAAAGCACCACCACAACGCTACTGCACCATCACGGCAGCCTAAGCAGCAACCAAAGTGTCGAAAGGGTCGGCGACGTGCAAAACTGCGCGATCCCGTGCCGGGGAGCGTTCTTCACCCAGGAGGAAAAGGACTTCGCCGGCATCTGGATAGCGCTGTGGTCCGGCCTCTGCGGCATAAGCACGCTAATGACACTGACCACCTTCCTCATCGACACCGAAAGGTTCAAGTACCCTGAGCGTCCGATCGTTTTCCTGTCCGCGTGCTACTTCATCGTTTCGTGCGGTTATCTAACGCGCATCTTTCTCGGCCACGACGAGATTGCGTGCGACGGGAAATCGATCAAATACCCATCGACGGGACAGAGCTCCTGTACGATGATTTTCATTATGATTTACTTCTTCGGCATGGCGTCCTCGATCTGGTGGGTGATCCTTTCGTTCACCTGGTTCCTGGCGGCCGGACTGAAATGGGGCAACGAAGCGATCTCGAAACATTCGCAGTATTTCCATCTTGCTGCGTGGCTCATACCGACTGTGCAGACCGTGTCCGTACTATTACGACCCGCCGTCGATGGTGATCCTGTGGCAGGGATTTGCTACGTCGGTAATACTTCCGTCGAGAATCTGAAGAACTTCGTGCTGGCACCATTGTTCATGTATCTGGTAGTTGGAACCACCTTCCTGATGGCTGGATTTGTGTCCCTGTTCCGAATTCGATCCGTAATCAAGCAGCAGGGTGGTATCGGGGCCGGATCAAAAGCAGACAAGCTTGAGAAGCTGATGATTCGGATAGGCATCTTCAGCGTGCTGTACACCGTGCCGGCAACGATCGTCATCGGATGTCATTTGTACGAAGCGTCCTACTTCGAGGACTGGATGACGGGGCTAACGTGCCCGTGCAAGGCGGCACCCGGGCTTCGGCAGAAACCCCTCTACTCGGTGCTGATGTTGAAGTACTTTATGGCGCTAGCCGTCGGCATTACGTCGGGCGTATGGATCTGGTCGGGAAAAACTGTCGACTCGTGGCGACGGCTCTGGAGAAGACTGTTCGGTTCGCCCGACCCAACCGGTGCAGGACAGGTGCTGATTAAGCCAAGGCCTCCACTACCCCAACCGTACGCGACGTCCGGTATCGGTGTGCCTGGATCGGCGGCCGCTTCGCTACTGGCCACACCGTACACGCAAACCGTTGGCAGTGTCGCCTCAACCAGCCACCACCATCTGCACCACCACGTTCTCAAGCAGGCACCGCTTAGTCACGTATGA